In Fusarium oxysporum f. sp. lycopersici 4287 chromosome 12, whole genome shotgun sequence, one DNA window encodes the following:
- a CDS encoding guanyl-specific ribonuclease F1 translates to MLFFKSIASLAALVSLAVAGPIESRQSATTCGSTNYSASQVRAAANAACQYYQNDDTAGSSTYPHTYNNREGFDFIVDGPYQEFPIKSGGVYTGGSPGADRVVINTNCEYAGAITHTGASGNNFVGCSGTN, encoded by the exons atgctcttcttcaag TCTATCGCTTCTCTCGCTGCTCTTGTCAGCCTGGCTGTCGCCGGCCCCATTGAGAGCCGTCAGTCCGCCACTACCTGCGGCAGCACCAACTACTCCGCCTCTCAAGTCCGCGCTGCTGCCAACGCTGCTTGCCAGTACTACCAGAACGACGACACTGCTGGCAGCTCTACCTACCCTCACACTTACAACAACCGCGAGGGATTCGACTTCATTGTCGACGGTCCCTACCAGGAGTTCCCCATCAAGAGCGGCGGTGTTTACACTGGCG GCTCTCCAGGTGCTGACCGTGttgtcatcaacaccaactgCGAGTATGCTGGTGCCATTACTCACACTGGTGCTTCCGGCAACAACTTTGTTGGATGCAGCGGCACTAACTAA
- a CDS encoding alpha-acetolactate decarboxylase, translating to MPSNHLFQYSVVSALMDGVAETGITLAELLTHGDHGLGTFRHMVGEMIILDGIIYDMKPDGSVIALDKDACAEQTAPFAMITDFKPTVTASKQIPSKDSFTETLSQLLPATANHYLVYRIEGTFKSVTVRTVGGQQSPGESLAELGKRQASHTFYDIKGTIIGFRSPAFMQGISVAGDHLHFLSATRDTGGHVLALEGDSDLQVSAARIAAVNLQLPTDDDAYNQAKLVRDDEGIAAVEG from the coding sequence ATGCCGTCCAATCACCTTTTCCAATATTCCGTTGTCTCAGCCCTCATGGATGGGGTCGCCGAGACAGGAATTACTCTTGCGGAACTCCTCACACATGGTGATCACGGCCTTGGCACCTTTCGACACATGGTTGGCGAAATGATCATTCTTGATGGGATTATTTATGATATGAAGCCTGATGGTTCTGTCATAGCGCTGGACAAAGATGCATGCGCCGAACAGACGGCGCCTTTTGCGATGATCACGGATTTTAAGCCGACCGTTACTGCTTCAAAACAAATACCGAGCAAGGATTCCTTTACAGAGACTCTgtctcagcttcttcctgcGACGGCCAATCACTATCTGGTCTACAGAATCGAAGGCACATTCAAATCAGTCACTGTAAGGACGGTCGGAGGACAGCAATCACCAGGCGAAAGTCTTGCCGAGCTTGGAAAGCGACAAGCTTCGCATACCTTCTACGACATCAAGGGTACAATCATTGGGTTTAGATCACCAGCTTTTATGCAGGGAATCAGTGTTGCTGGAGATCACCTACACTTCCTGTCGGCAACCAGAGACACTGGTGGTCATGTGTTAGCATTGGAAGGTGATAGCGATTTGCAGGTCAGCGCAGCTCGCATTGCAGCAGTCAACCTGCAATTGCCAACGGATGATGATGCCTATAATCAAGCCAAATTGGTtagagatgatgaaggaatAGCTGCGGTTGAGGGTTAG